From a single Pirellulales bacterium genomic region:
- a CDS encoding (2Fe-2S)-binding protein produces MLPDDELCLCFHVTKRKVENFLRVERPRRASQISECFGAGTGCGWCRPFLQRLFDRATEAANLPASNPAADLPAADEYARERSRYVRAGGGTPPPGATPIVPAADAAADEAAS; encoded by the coding sequence ATGCTTCCCGACGACGAACTTTGCCTCTGTTTTCATGTGACGAAGCGGAAAGTGGAGAATTTCTTGCGCGTCGAGCGGCCACGGCGCGCCAGCCAGATCAGCGAATGCTTCGGGGCCGGGACAGGTTGTGGTTGGTGCCGGCCGTTCTTGCAGCGGCTCTTCGATCGAGCGACGGAGGCCGCGAATCTGCCGGCAAGCAACCCGGCCGCCGATCTGCCCGCTGCCGACGAATATGCGCGCGAGCGAAGTCGCTACGTTCGCGCTGGCGGCGGGACGCCCCCGCCCGGCGCGACGCCAATTGTTCCCGCGGCCGATGCGGCGGCCGATGAAGCGGCAAGCTAA
- a CDS encoding metal ABC transporter substrate-binding protein yields the protein MSFSFRTVWALPLVVAGLALVGCGQEKAAETGPPKPVIAVSIFPVASLVQQLTDDWAEVVTLLPEGAEEHDFEMTADQVRQLSRADLLVLVGNGLDTWAELKPGTTAGAKQLAVLRMGDLLKDFKADNSAKQMPVASKPSVAPAAPANAIPPASGPAAASENLAAADTRPDSATRLGPPPPPVPDAAASAAPNNHLWLDPVLVARFVQAIAHPLCERYPEHRAEIEKAASRLLDDVQRIDQNYRHELSMVRRRELVTFHNAFDLIANRYGLLIVARLTDIEADPHGGVPPDAYLGAIKAIKKYGLMVIYSEPEFSAQEVAGIRRETGVELLTLDPLGGPKIDGYRTYQEMMESNLKTLVRGQGLDTPGPELPVPVLPDTARRTRSTDPDFDVPLHIPSGEKKQKKSGRPDLLSDPDLRFPPIVAPRIEPSGSGDSNPAFPHSQP from the coding sequence ATGAGCTTTTCCTTCCGAACCGTTTGGGCTCTGCCGCTGGTTGTCGCTGGCCTTGCGCTTGTCGGTTGCGGGCAAGAGAAGGCGGCGGAGACGGGGCCACCGAAGCCGGTGATCGCGGTGAGCATCTTTCCTGTCGCCAGTCTGGTCCAGCAACTGACCGACGATTGGGCCGAGGTGGTGACACTCTTGCCCGAGGGGGCCGAGGAACACGATTTCGAAATGACGGCCGATCAGGTGCGTCAGCTCAGCCGCGCCGACCTGCTCGTGCTGGTGGGAAATGGCCTGGATACTTGGGCAGAGTTGAAGCCCGGGACGACCGCCGGCGCGAAGCAGCTCGCCGTTTTGCGAATGGGCGATTTGCTCAAAGATTTCAAAGCCGATAATTCTGCGAAACAAATGCCGGTCGCAAGTAAGCCGTCGGTTGCGCCGGCGGCTCCGGCGAACGCGATTCCGCCCGCGTCAGGTCCTGCCGCGGCGTCGGAAAATCTCGCCGCTGCCGACACCCGGCCCGACAGTGCCACGCGCCTTGGGCCGCCGCCTCCGCCGGTGCCGGATGCAGCCGCTTCGGCCGCGCCGAACAATCATTTGTGGCTCGATCCGGTGCTCGTCGCTCGGTTTGTCCAGGCGATTGCACATCCGCTGTGCGAGCGCTATCCGGAGCATCGGGCCGAAATCGAAAAAGCGGCGTCCCGGCTTCTGGACGACGTGCAGCGAATTGACCAAAATTACCGCCACGAGCTATCCATGGTGCGACGGCGCGAGCTTGTCACGTTTCACAATGCGTTCGACTTGATCGCCAATCGCTATGGCTTGCTCATCGTGGCCCGGCTCACGGACATCGAGGCCGATCCGCACGGTGGGGTGCCGCCCGACGCCTACCTCGGGGCGATCAAAGCCATCAAGAAATATGGCTTGATGGTGATTTATTCCGAGCCCGAGTTTTCCGCGCAGGAAGTGGCCGGGATTCGGCGCGAAACGGGCGTTGAATTGCTGACGCTCGATCCGCTGGGCGGCCCGAAAATCGACGGCTACCGCACCTACCAGGAAATGATGGAATCCAATCTGAAAACGCTCGTCAGGGGGCAAGGGCTTGACACACCCGGTCCCGAGCTCCCTGTGCCGGTTCTTCCCGACACCGCGAGGCGAACACGGAGCACGGATCCTGATTTCGATGTGCCGCTCCACATTCCGTCCGGCGAAAAAAAACAGAAGAAGAGCGGCCGGCCCGATCTACTCTCGGACCCCGACTTGCGGTTTCCGCCGATTGTCGCGCCGCGCATTGAACCGTCGGGGTCCGGCGATTCCAATCCGGCATTTCCGCATTCGCAGCCGTGA
- a CDS encoding ABC transporter ATP-binding protein: MATNLHHDRPIGPEPCPHGSLAEHRAGSDAVCLDGVSFSYPSTRGSADRSLALRDVTLHVEQGCSLGIIGPNGAGKTTLLKIILGLLEGFRGTVRVLGMTPREACRRGGLIGYVPQRHDAEWRFPLTVRQVVRMGLIGKTGPLQWYSRADRQHVELLMEQLGIAPLADRPIGDLSGGQQQRCFIARALAAKPKILILDEPLVGVDEAGQQQFAELSRRLHNGLNPAAKGPRAATGDGGSSSTDSKLTLVIVSHDIRAIAASCSRVACLNQMIHYHDSPAGLTEDVLREVFQHEISSVLRAPKTPPHDSLPSMHDLQDSLPKPPADQTAKENIVGRK, translated from the coding sequence TTGGCTACGAATCTTCATCACGACCGCCCCATTGGCCCGGAACCGTGCCCGCATGGCAGCCTGGCCGAGCATCGGGCCGGGTCCGACGCGGTTTGCCTGGACGGTGTGAGCTTCAGCTATCCTTCGACCCGCGGGTCAGCGGATCGCTCGCTGGCGCTTCGCGATGTGACTCTGCATGTCGAGCAGGGCTGCAGCCTGGGAATCATCGGCCCAAATGGCGCCGGAAAAACGACGCTATTGAAAATCATTCTTGGCTTGCTCGAAGGATTTCGCGGCACCGTCCGAGTGCTGGGAATGACGCCGCGAGAGGCTTGCCGCCGGGGCGGGCTGATCGGCTACGTACCGCAGCGCCACGATGCCGAATGGCGATTTCCGCTCACCGTCAGGCAAGTGGTGCGCATGGGGTTGATCGGCAAAACCGGTCCGCTGCAGTGGTATTCGCGCGCTGATCGGCAACATGTCGAATTGCTGATGGAGCAACTCGGGATCGCGCCGCTGGCCGATCGCCCGATCGGCGATTTATCCGGGGGCCAGCAACAGCGGTGCTTCATTGCCAGGGCACTGGCCGCCAAGCCAAAAATCCTGATCCTCGACGAACCGCTCGTCGGCGTCGACGAGGCGGGGCAACAGCAGTTTGCCGAGTTGAGCCGCCGGCTGCACAATGGCTTGAATCCGGCGGCGAAGGGGCCGCGTGCGGCGACCGGCGATGGCGGTAGTTCGAGCACCGATTCGAAGCTGACTCTGGTGATCGTCAGCCACGATATTCGCGCCATTGCCGCGAGTTGCAGCCGCGTGGCTTGTCTCAATCAAATGATTCATTATCACGATTCGCCGGCCGGCCTAACCGAAGACGTGCTCCGCGAGGTGTTTCAGCACGAAATTTCGTCGGTCCTTCGCGCGCCAAAAACCCCTCCGCACGATTCGCTCCCCAGCATGCACGATCTGCAAGATAGCTTGCCGAAACCGCCGGCCGATCAAACGGCGAAGGAAAACATCGTTGGGCGGAAATAA
- a CDS encoding RluA family pseudouridine synthase, producing MLQRSTVVAPEPLLAYLIGSLGLQRKTAKTLLKHGAVAVNGRTVRQFDQSLAVGDEIAVSDARTAAAADRLRHARIKPVFEDDAMIVVEKPAGLLTVATDNEKTDTLFVRLNEYLRDVTRTARAPTSDQALVAHRLDRDTSGLVVFAKTPAAQQYLHAAWPEVEKIYLAIVVGRPESERGTITSYLTETTSLQVFSNDRETPDGRLAVTHYRVLQSRGEFSLVEVRLETGRKHQIRVHLAGLSCIVAGDRRYGAKLDPCRRLALHAQKLTLPHPTSGERISFTSRLPSAMHKLFPSWKQPTT from the coding sequence ATGCTCCAGCGATCCACGGTCGTAGCTCCCGAGCCGCTATTGGCATATCTGATCGGCTCGCTCGGATTGCAGCGCAAAACCGCCAAAACGCTGTTGAAGCACGGGGCCGTCGCCGTGAATGGCCGGACGGTGCGGCAGTTCGATCAATCGCTCGCGGTCGGCGATGAAATTGCGGTCAGCGATGCGCGAACCGCCGCCGCCGCCGACCGATTGAGGCATGCCCGAATCAAACCGGTCTTTGAAGACGACGCTATGATTGTCGTCGAAAAACCCGCCGGTCTGTTGACCGTTGCCACCGACAACGAGAAGACCGACACGCTGTTCGTTCGGCTGAACGAGTACTTGCGAGACGTTACCCGCACCGCCCGCGCCCCAACTTCGGATCAAGCGCTGGTGGCGCATCGGCTCGATCGAGACACTTCGGGCCTGGTGGTGTTCGCCAAAACGCCGGCGGCGCAACAGTATTTGCATGCCGCCTGGCCCGAGGTTGAAAAGATTTATCTGGCAATCGTCGTCGGCCGGCCGGAATCCGAGCGGGGCACGATCACGAGCTACCTCACTGAAACGACGTCGCTACAGGTTTTTAGCAACGATCGGGAAACGCCCGACGGACGATTGGCGGTCACGCATTATCGCGTGTTGCAATCGCGGGGCGAGTTTTCGCTCGTGGAGGTGCGGCTCGAAACCGGTCGCAAGCATCAAATCCGCGTTCATCTCGCCGGCCTGAGCTGCATCGTTGCCGGCGATCGGCGCTACGGGGCAAAGCTCGATCCGTGCCGGCGGCTGGCGTTGCACGCCCAAAAATTGACGCTTCCACACCCGACGAGCGGCGAGCGAATCAGTTTCACATCGCGACTGCCGTCGGCGATGCACAAACTGTTTCCAAGCTGGAAACAGCCGACGACTTGA
- a CDS encoding DUF1501 domain-containing protein, whose product MLTLFGKRQSYCDGLTRRNFLKIGAMGFGGLTLPGLLRGEAAAAQGNLQAPASQKSIINVYLSGGPSHIDTFDLKPSAPPEIRGEFHPIATTVPGMEICHLMPKLAGLGKKIAIVRSLTDIRDEHAPNQTESGWSQSELKSLGGHPSLGCVVSKLRGPTTEKSVPTFVDLSGHSVTGFLGPVYSGFRPNSEGRGDLQLQQIGLDRFHSRTELLGRLDRIRRDVDSTHAMDAMDAFNQRAVGLITSNKMADALNWEKADTKVRERYGINTDQSLSTFLVAKRLIETGVRIISMSWGGWDTHAQNFTSLRRQLPPLDTALSAMIEDLDASGLLGSTMIVMWGEFGRTPRINPGAGRDHWARAASALVAGGGMRMGQVIGSTNRYGETAQDRPVHLQEMFATFYHLLGIDPQTTTIRDPNGRPQYLVTHPDPIAELIG is encoded by the coding sequence ATGCTGACTCTCTTTGGCAAGCGGCAGAGCTACTGCGACGGCCTGACACGACGCAACTTTCTCAAGATCGGCGCCATGGGCTTCGGCGGACTGACGTTGCCCGGCTTGCTCCGTGGCGAGGCAGCGGCGGCCCAAGGCAACCTGCAAGCGCCGGCCTCACAGAAATCGATTATCAACGTTTATCTTTCGGGCGGCCCCTCGCACATCGACACCTTCGATCTCAAGCCAAGCGCTCCGCCGGAAATCCGCGGCGAATTCCATCCGATCGCCACCACCGTCCCCGGCATGGAAATCTGCCACCTCATGCCGAAGCTGGCGGGGTTGGGCAAGAAGATTGCCATCGTCCGCTCGCTGACCGACATCCGCGACGAACATGCCCCGAATCAAACGGAAAGCGGCTGGTCGCAAAGCGAATTGAAGAGCCTCGGTGGCCATCCGAGCTTGGGCTGCGTCGTTTCCAAGCTCCGCGGCCCGACGACCGAAAAGTCGGTGCCGACATTTGTCGATCTGTCGGGCCATTCGGTCACCGGATTTCTCGGACCCGTCTATTCCGGATTCCGGCCAAACAGCGAAGGGCGGGGCGATTTGCAGTTGCAGCAAATCGGTTTGGATCGATTCCACAGCCGCACCGAATTGCTTGGCCGGCTCGACCGCATCCGCCGCGACGTCGATAGCACGCACGCCATGGATGCGATGGATGCCTTCAATCAACGGGCGGTCGGCCTGATCACGTCGAACAAAATGGCGGATGCCCTCAACTGGGAAAAGGCCGATACAAAAGTCCGCGAGCGCTATGGAATCAACACCGATCAAAGCTTGAGCACGTTCCTCGTGGCCAAGCGGCTGATCGAAACCGGCGTCCGAATCATCAGCATGAGTTGGGGCGGTTGGGATACACACGCGCAGAATTTCACGTCGCTCCGCCGGCAATTGCCTCCGCTCGATACAGCCCTTAGCGCGATGATCGAGGACCTCGATGCCTCGGGGTTGCTCGGCAGCACGATGATCGTCATGTGGGGCGAATTCGGCCGCACTCCACGGATCAACCCCGGCGCCGGCCGTGACCACTGGGCTCGGGCCGCAAGTGCATTGGTCGCCGGCGGCGGAATGCGGATGGGACAGGTGATCGGCTCGACGAATCGCTACGGCGAAACCGCCCAGGATCGGCCCGTCCACTTGCAGGAAATGTTCGCCACGTTCTATCATCTCCTCGGCATCGATCCGCAAACCACGACTATCCGCGACCCGAACGGGAGGCCACAATACTTGGTCACCCATCCCGACCCGATTGCCGAATTGATCGGTTGA
- the cysC gene encoding adenylyl-sulfate kinase translates to MSEEKVQVHWHDHSVSREEREQSHKHKGCVIWFTGLSACGKSTIANLVDHKLHQRGVESFVLDGDNVRMGLNASPALLKERHGEEFAKRFGLGFSAQDREENIRRIGAVAELFCASGTVALTAFISPYRRDRDAVRARLKPGDFIEVFVDAPLEVCEKRDPKGLYKKARAGELKGFTGIDDPYEAPANAELVLDGGTKSADALADEVIAYLEKAGKIG, encoded by the coding sequence ATGTCTGAAGAAAAAGTTCAAGTCCATTGGCACGATCACAGCGTCAGCCGCGAAGAGCGCGAGCAATCTCATAAGCACAAGGGATGCGTGATCTGGTTCACAGGTCTGAGCGCTTGCGGCAAGAGCACCATCGCCAACCTTGTCGACCATAAGCTGCACCAGCGCGGCGTGGAGAGTTTTGTGCTCGACGGCGACAATGTGCGGATGGGCCTCAACGCGTCGCCCGCCCTGCTGAAGGAGCGGCACGGCGAGGAATTTGCCAAGCGGTTCGGGCTTGGTTTTTCCGCTCAAGACCGCGAGGAAAACATTCGCCGCATCGGGGCCGTCGCCGAGTTGTTCTGTGCTTCGGGCACCGTCGCTCTGACGGCGTTTATCAGCCCCTATCGTCGCGATCGCGATGCGGTGCGGGCGCGGCTCAAGCCGGGCGATTTCATCGAAGTGTTTGTCGATGCGCCGCTGGAAGTGTGCGAGAAACGCGATCCAAAGGGGCTCTACAAAAAGGCCCGGGCCGGCGAGTTGAAGGGCTTTACCGGTATCGACGATCCCTACGAGGCGCCGGCAAACGCGGAACTCGTCCTCGACGGGGGCACCAAATCGGCCGACGCGCTGGCCGATGAAGTGATCGCGTATCTGGAAAAAGCGGGAAAGATCGGCTGA